TCGGGTCCTTTGCTACGCTCAGCGGGTTGGTCCGCCTGCATCCGCTCGCAGGTGCGGGTACTGGTGAGCGGTCGCGAGGCCCCTTCGTCGAGCTCGGCGCCGGGGGGGCGTTGACCGGCGACCTGGTGCGCACGCAGCTCGAGCTGGGCATGGGCTACGGTTTGACGCTCGGCAGGCTGAGGCTGGCGCCAACGGTTCGCTACGTTCAGATCGTGCAGCCAGGCAGCAATTTCGACACTCGAGACGGGCGCTTGCTTGTGTTGGGGGTGGAGCTGCTCGCCCTTGATGTGCGTCGCGACCTGTTGCAGCCGACGTCGGCTTCAAGTGTGGACCTCGACGGGGACGGGATCGTCGATTCCGAAGATCTGTGTCCGCTCGAGCCCGAGGACCTGGATAGGTTTCAGGACGAGGATGGCTGTCCCGATCCCGACAACGACAACGACGGCATTGCGGACATCAAATCCCGCTGCCCCTTGGAGCCAGAGGACCTGGACGGTTTTCAGGACGACGATGGCTGCCTCGACCCCGACAACGACGCCGATGGGATAGCCGACGCGCAGGACGCATGCCCGAACCGCGCGGAGGTGATCAACGGCATCGACGATCAGGACGGCTGCCCGGATCAGGGCGTGATTCAAATGATCGATGACCGCATCGTCTTGGACGAGTGCGTCCTGTTCGACTTCTCGCGTGCCAGAGTCAAGCGCGTTGCGCGTCCCATCGTCGAAGCGATCGCCGGTCTCGTTCGGCAACACGCGGAATGGAGGCGCATGCGTATCGAGGGTCATACCGACATACGCGGCAGCGACGAGTTCAACATGTGGCTCAGCACTCGCCGGGCTCACAACGTGCGCAAGGCGCTCATCGAGCATGGCATCGACGGCGAGCTTCTCGAAGCCGTGGGGTTCGGCAGAAGCCAGCTTACGGATACCGGAAGGTACCCGGACGCGCACCAGCGCAACCGTCGCGTAGAGTTCGTCGTGGTGACCCGGCACCCGTCGGTGCACCCGTCGGTGCAACCATCGATGCAGCCATCGATGCCCCCGACGGCCGAGCTGGCAGCGCAGGCCCGGACTGGCGAACGAACCGAGGCTCGTGAGGCCCAAGCGCTGTCCGATCGGTCAAAGCCGAGGTTGCCGTGACCCTGGTTCGCTTCGGGGCCGCGCGCTTGTTCGCGTACTGCATCGCTCTGGCCACGATTGGCGCGGCGTGCTCGAGTCCCATCGTCGGAGGTAGCTGCCGCGAGGATTTTGCCGAATGCGGCACCCATTGTGTCGACCTGAGCGCCGACGCGCACAACTGCGGCCGCTGTGGCCTCCGTTGCATCGACTCCCACATCTGCTCGCTGGGCAGGTGCGTGCCAGGCACGCAGGCTGCCGGCAGCGGTGGCATGGGTGGCGGCGCGGGCAGCGGCTGGGCGGGCGTGACAGGTGCTGCCGGGAGCGCAGGCGTTGGCGGCAGCGCGGGCGCAGCGGGCATGGCCGGCGCCGCGGGCGCAGCCGGGAGCACGGGCGTGGCCGGCTTGGCCGGTATGGACGCGGGCCTCGCCGGCAGGCCGGATGCCACGCCTCCAGGCTGCCCGATCGGCTTGATGGCATGCGACGGCGTGTGCGTCGACGTGACGGTCGATGCCAGCCACTGCGGCTCTTGCGGTTTGCAATGCAGTGAAGGCGGATTCTGCGTTGGCGGCCGCTGTCATGCTGCCTGCGAGGTTCCTCTGGTTCAGTGCGCCGGCAGCTGCGTCGATCTCCAATCCCACGGAAGCCACTGCGGCAGCTGCGGCAACGTGTGCGCCAGCGGGATCTGTGAGCTCGCCAGCTGTCAGGACAAGCAAGCCGGCCATCTGGTCGTGATCGGACACGACTTCAAGCAGGCAAACGATACGATGCGCCGCATGGCAGGCAACGCGGTTTTCCTGGCCCGAGGAGCGCGGGTGCGCGCGTTGCTGTTCGAGGGCACAGCGCACGAGGACTCGATCACCGGCATCGGTCAGGCGATCGATTTCGTTGCTAGCCGCGACGGGCGCGCCTGGACACGGACCAAGGCCAGCGATGCCACCATAACCCGGCTGCTTGCTGACAGCGACGTGTTTGTCGTCTATCCCCAGGCCGGTATCGGCGTGGAGCGCATGTCCAACAACCGTGAGCTCGCGCGCCTTCAGCAACTGTGGGCCAATGCGCTTGCGGGCTTTCTCGGTCGAGGCGGCGTGGTGGTGTTGTTCGAGGGGCCGGCCATGCACGATGGAACTTATCAAGTCCTCGGCCCGACGCTGTTCGCAGCTGGCGCACGACAAGCGCTGACCTCGGGAGTCGTACGCGTCGATGCGCTCGGGGATGCCGTGGCGCTGGGGGCCAGCCAGTGGTACGCCGGTCGCGAGAACACGGTCCGTTTCGTCGACTTCAGCTCACCCGGGTCGGTCGTGGCGCAAGACCCGAACGGAGACGCCGTGGTCGTGCACCGGGTCCTGGTAGAATAGTTTCTAAGGCGGGATCGGCCTCAGCTTGATGCGGATCGTGGTCGTGCCAGGGACCAGCTTCACCCGCAGGTCGTGGGGGAAATGGTCCGGCGCCTCGAAGCTGAGATAGTGCATGCCGGGAGCCAGCGCCTTGGGGCGCAGCGCCAGAACCCGAGCCGAGCCCACGAAACGACTCGCAACATAAACGCGCGTGTGGGCCGGCTCGGCCAGGACCTTCAGCTTCGCCTTCTGCGGGGGCAGGGTAGCTACCGGATAGCAGCCAGCCAGCAGAAGCAGTCCAAAGGCCACAGGCGCAGTCAGCGCCGCCACGGGACACCTGCCACGTCCCATACCTGGCGCAGCGTCGCTGCTGGAAGCACGATCCGCACGACCACGCTGCCGTCGATCATGGGACGCATCCCGTCGACACGGGCCTTGGCTTCGATCAGCGCCTGCGCTCGCTTCGCCACCCAGGGCGGCGCCCCTGTCTTGGCAAGCACCCGGTCAACGAAGGCATGAAGCTGCAGTCTGGCGCGGCGCTCGGCCCGCTTTCGGGAAGAAAGCACTCGGGCCTCCGAACGGCGGCTGTGTGCCCTGGGCCTGCCGAGCGCCGCCGTCACAAGCCGATCCTCGGCGCGTACGTAGCGCGGCGGCGAATCGCTCCAAGGCATGTCGAACAACGCCTGCGCGTTTGCCGTGCCCGCGCAGACAGACGAGCCCAGCAGCGCTGCTGCCAGAGCCAAGCACGTAGTTCCGTTCGGCGATCTGCTCATTCGAACTCGATGGTGGACGGTGGCTTGGAGGAGATGTCGTAGACTACGCGATTGCAGCCCTTCACCTCGTTGATGATCCGTGTCGAGATCCGGGCAAGGACATGCTCGGGCAGGCGGGCCCAGTCTGCAGTCATCGCATCGTCGGAAGTGACCGCACGTACGGCAATGATGTAATCGTAGGTGCGGTCGTCTCCCATGACGCCCACGCTTCGCACCGGCAGCAGCACGCAAAAGGACTGCCACAGCTCGTCGTACAGACCGGCCTTGCGGATTTCCGCGTCCAGGATCTCATCGGCGTCGCGCACGATGCGGAGCTTGTCCTCGCTGACCGGTCCCAGGCAGCGAACCGCCAGACCGGGCCCTGGAAAGGGATGCCTCCACAACAGCTGCCGCGGCAGTCCGAGTGCCGCACCGACTTCACGCACCTCGTCCTTGAAAAGCTCGCGGAGCGGCTCGACCAGCGAGAGCTTCATGCGCTCGGGAAGACCGCCCACGTTGTGGTGACTCTTGATGATTGCGCTCGGCCCGCCGGCGAAGGGAACGCTCTCGATGACGTCGGGGTACAGGGTTCCCTGCACCAGGAAATCCACGCCGCCCAGCCTGCCGGCTTGCTCGTCGAACACCTCGATGAACAGCCGTCCAATGATCTTGCGCTTGCTCTCGGGATCGCCGACGTCGCGCAACGCGTCCAAGAAACGCTGGCCGGCGTCCACGTGCTCTACACGCAGGTTGAGGTGGTCCTTGAAGGTGTGCACGATGCGGTGGGCCTCATGGTGGCGCAGCAGGCCGTTGTCCACGAAGATGCACGTCAGACGCTCGCCGATCGCTCGAGACACAAGCACCGCGGCCACGGTGGAGTCCACTCCGCCGGACAGTCCGCAGACTGCGCCTGCGTCACCGATCTGGCGGCGAATACGTTGCACTGCGCTCTCGACAAAGGCACCGGACGTCCAGGTGGGTGCGAGCCGGGCCACGTCGAACAGGAAGGCCGCCAGCATCTCGTCGCCGCGAGCAGTATGATTGACCTCGGGGTGAAACTGGACACCGAAGATGCGCCCGTCCGCATCCCCGACCGCTGCAAACGGGCTGCCAGGGCTGCTTGCGAGCGCCTGGAAATCCGGCGGCAGAGCTGTCACACGATCACCGTGGCTCATCCAGACGTCGAGGGCGTCGCCGGGCTCGAAGCCTCCAAAAATACCCCTGGGCCGGCTCACGCGCAGCGCAGCCGGTCCGTACTCCGCTTGCCCGGATGCCTCGACCGTGCCGCCAAGCTGCTTGCAGATGAGCTGCATACCGTAGCAAATGCCCAGGATGGGCACACCGGGCAGCAGCAAGCGCGGGTCCAGTGAGGGCGCCCCCGGTGCCAGTACGCTTGCAGGCCCGCCGGACAGGATGATGGCCTGGGGCTTGAGGTCGCGCGCCTGATCCGGGTCCAACGTGCAGGGGTGGATCTCGCAGTACACGTGTTGTTCGCGCAGGCGGCGCGCGATCAGCTGAGTGTACTGGGAGCCGAAATCAACGATCAGGACGAGCCCGTGTGAAGCGGACGATCGGCTCATGACCTTTCAAGGCGGTAGTTGGGCGCTTCCTCGGTCACCACCACGTCGTGAACATGGCTCTCGCGCAGGCCCTGCGGAGACTGGCGCAGAAACCGCGCCCTTTGACGCAGCTCGTCGAGCGTGCGGCAACCGGTGTAGCCCATGCCTGCTTTGAGTCCACCTACCAGCTGGTGGATCACCGCCGACAAGGGCCCCCGATGCGGCACCCGGCCCTCGATGCCTTCGGGCACGAGCTTTTCGGGGTCGGCCACGTCCCCCTGCGCGTAGCGATCCTTCGAGCCCTTTTTCATGGCTCCCAGCGAACCCATGCCACGGTAGCTCTTGTAGGTCCGCCCTTGATAGAGCACGAGCTCGCCGGGGGACTCGTCGGTACCCGCCAGCATGGAACCGATCATCACGGTGTGCGCGCCTGCCGCGATCGCCTTGACGCTATCACCCGAGTACTTGATGCCACCGTCGGCGATCACGGGGACATCGTGTTTGGCTGCCGCCCGGGCGCAATCGCGAATGGCGGTAATCTGCGGCACGCCGACCCCCGCGATCACACGCGTGGTGCAAATCGAGCCTGGGCCGATGCCGACCTTGACTGCATCGGCGCCCGCTTCGATGATCGCTTGCGCACCCTCCGCCGTACCCACGTTGCCGGCGACGATCTGATGCCGGGGATGCTCGACCCGGGTCGCGCGCACCGAGTCGATCACGTTCTTCGAGTGGCCGTGCGCGGTGTCGATCACCAGCACGTCTACGCCGGCCTGGACCAAGGCTTCGGCACGTTCGGCGCGGTCGGACCCCACACCCAGCGCGGCCCCTACCCGAAGGCGTCCAAGCTCGTCCTTGCTGGCGCTCGGATAGCGTTCCGCCTGCATGAGGTCCTTGAACGTGATGAGGCCGATGAGCGTGCCGTCCTTGGCCACCACGGGCAGCTTCTCGATCCGATGGGCGTGGAGCAGCTCGCGCGCCGCCGCCTGAGACACGTTGGGCTGCACGCTGACCAGCTCGCGGGTCATCAGGCGTTCGACGGGCTGCGACAGATTCAGCTCGAAGCGGATGTCGCGGCTCGTCAAGATGCCTACCGGCCGCCGGTCGTCTCCCACCACAGGCAGCCCTGAGATGTTGTGCCGGCGCATCAGCTCGAGCCCTTCGTGCAGGGTCTGTTGCGGCCCGATGGTCACGGGGTCGACGACCATGCCGCTCTCGGCACGCTTGACCTTCTGTACCTGCCGCGCCTGTTCCGCCGGGCTGAGATTGCGATGCAGGACGCCCAAGCCACCCTCGCGGGCCATCGCCACTGCGGCGCGCCACTCGGTCACGGTGTCCATCGCGCTCGAGACGAAGGGCACGCTGAGCTGAAGCTCGCGCGTGAAGCGGCAACGGACGTCGGCTTCCCGTGGCGCGAAATCGCTGTAGCACGGCACGAGGAGCACGTCGTCGAAGGTCAGACCCTGAGCTATCGCGGCTAGATCGGTCATGAATCGGTCATGGATCGGTCATGGATCGGTCACGGGTCGCTCGTCCGGCCGCTCCGCCTGCGCCAGAGCCGCGGAGTATAGCCCGAAAGCACGCCGTCGCGAGCCCTGCTAAGGATCGCTTGCGGGTCGAGGCGCTCGGACGAGCAACGGCTGGCGCGCGGTCGAGCGGCCCTGCAGCCGCACGGTCACGCTGAGCCTTCCTGAACGGGCCTGCGCCGGCAGCCTGACGAGCAGGCGCGTCTTGCTGGCGTGCTCTATCTGGAGCGGGATGCCTTCCAGCTCGACCCGTACCAGCCTCGAGTCCTCGACAAAGTTGCGGCCCACGATCGTGAGGGTGCCGCCGGGAGCCGCCTCGGCCGGTTCGAAATACTCGACGTGCGGTGCAAGCAGCACCAAGAGCGGCTCCGCTGTGCGGACGGCCGCACCCGACCCCACCCGCACCGTGAGCAGATCGCTTGGCACCCGAGGCACTCGCACGCTGAGCTCCTCGGGTTCGGCGCTCACGATCTGCATGGGGAACGCCCCGAGCTTCACGCTGTTTTGCTCGAGCTCCGGGGAGAAGCCCTGACCCTGCAGCTTCACAAGCGACCCCACGGGCGCCGCACGCGGAGCGAAGCTCAGAACGCGCAGCGGCGGCAGGATTCGGAAGCGCTGCTTGGACAGGACCGGCGCCAACCCGCTCACCTTCAGGGACATCCTCTGGCTGCGAGCCCCGCCCGGCACGCGAGCGATGATGCGCGTTGGTTCGATGTGCTCGATCGCCAGCGGGCGCTGGCCGAGCCGTACCTCAACGGAGTTCGCGTCCGAACCGAAATGGCGGCCGTGCAGCGTGACCAGCTGGCCTGCTACAGCCGCTGGCGGCTCGATGCGCTCCAGACGCGGCTGTCCGAGGACGACGAAGTCGCCCGGCGAGCGGGCCGGGGGCTGTTTGGGCAGGCGCAGCTCGAATCGGCCCGAAACCGCCGAGGAGGGGATCAGGATCGACAGCTCTTGGTCTCGTGCGCTCAGCACACGCACCGGCCGCTTGCCCAGCAGGACCCTTAGCCGCCGCGGGTCGCGGCCGA
This genomic window from Pseudomonadota bacterium contains:
- a CDS encoding IPT/TIG domain-containing protein, giving the protein MLASVALAFALTGHSGSARAQSGLTAPPKPRVRNVKPLRANPGTLVRILGHDFSPRTAGNRVTLGDEPVIVLQAAPGWLDVIAPERPTSGRFRVEVAGAGTATSPQTFVVRAPLRIEAMHPDAAPPGSRVTLRGTGFGRDPRRLRVLLGKRPVRVLSARDQELSILIPSSAVSGRFELRLPKQPPARSPGDFVVLGQPRLERIEPPAAVAGQLVTLHGRHFGSDANSVEVRLGQRPLAIEHIEPTRIIARVPGGARSQRMSLKVSGLAPVLSKQRFRILPPLRVLSFAPRAAPVGSLVKLQGQGFSPELEQNSVKLGAFPMQIVSAEPEELSVRVPRVPSDLLTVRVGSGAAVRTAEPLLVLLAPHVEYFEPAEAAPGGTLTIVGRNFVEDSRLVRVELEGIPLQIEHASKTRLLVRLPAQARSGRLSVTVRLQGRSTARQPLLVRAPRPASDP
- a CDS encoding OmpA family protein, producing MGYRRSGAWSCVVVLVAIPALVRAQPFVAVEANGLVPIVNAASSPQPQLDLFGLGGSLSGTLLIAPVRSLLIGARLRGGLLLDGEAPLDRGRSDPGIGSFATLSGLVRLHPLAGAGTGERSRGPFVELGAGGALTGDLVRTQLELGMGYGLTLGRLRLAPTVRYVQIVQPGSNFDTRDGRLLVLGVELLALDVRRDLLQPTSASSVDLDGDGIVDSEDLCPLEPEDLDRFQDEDGCPDPDNDNDGIADIKSRCPLEPEDLDGFQDDDGCLDPDNDADGIADAQDACPNRAEVINGIDDQDGCPDQGVIQMIDDRIVLDECVLFDFSRARVKRVARPIVEAIAGLVRQHAEWRRMRIEGHTDIRGSDEFNMWLSTRRAHNVRKALIEHGIDGELLEAVGFGRSQLTDTGRYPDAHQRNRRVEFVVVTRHPSVHPSVQPSMQPSMPPTAELAAQARTGERTEAREAQALSDRSKPRLP
- the guaA gene encoding glutamine-hydrolyzing GMP synthase, producing MSRSSASHGLVLIVDFGSQYTQLIARRLREQHVYCEIHPCTLDPDQARDLKPQAIILSGGPASVLAPGAPSLDPRLLLPGVPILGICYGMQLICKQLGGTVEASGQAEYGPAALRVSRPRGIFGGFEPGDALDVWMSHGDRVTALPPDFQALASSPGSPFAAVGDADGRIFGVQFHPEVNHTARGDEMLAAFLFDVARLAPTWTSGAFVESAVQRIRRQIGDAGAVCGLSGGVDSTVAAVLVSRAIGERLTCIFVDNGLLRHHEAHRIVHTFKDHLNLRVEHVDAGQRFLDALRDVGDPESKRKIIGRLFIEVFDEQAGRLGGVDFLVQGTLYPDVIESVPFAGGPSAIIKSHHNVGGLPERMKLSLVEPLRELFKDEVREVGAALGLPRQLLWRHPFPGPGLAVRCLGPVSEDKLRIVRDADEILDAEIRKAGLYDELWQSFCVLLPVRSVGVMGDDRTYDYIIAVRAVTSDDAMTADWARLPEHVLARISTRIINEVKGCNRVVYDISSKPPSTIEFE
- the guaB gene encoding IMP dehydrogenase; protein product: MTDLAAIAQGLTFDDVLLVPCYSDFAPREADVRCRFTRELQLSVPFVSSAMDTVTEWRAAVAMAREGGLGVLHRNLSPAEQARQVQKVKRAESGMVVDPVTIGPQQTLHEGLELMRRHNISGLPVVGDDRRPVGILTSRDIRFELNLSQPVERLMTRELVSVQPNVSQAAARELLHAHRIEKLPVVAKDGTLIGLITFKDLMQAERYPSASKDELGRLRVGAALGVGSDRAERAEALVQAGVDVLVIDTAHGHSKNVIDSVRATRVEHPRHQIVAGNVGTAEGAQAIIEAGADAVKVGIGPGSICTTRVIAGVGVPQITAIRDCARAAAKHDVPVIADGGIKYSGDSVKAIAAGAHTVMIGSMLAGTDESPGELVLYQGRTYKSYRGMGSLGAMKKGSKDRYAQGDVADPEKLVPEGIEGRVPHRGPLSAVIHQLVGGLKAGMGYTGCRTLDELRQRARFLRQSPQGLRESHVHDVVVTEEAPNYRLERS